One region of Astyanax mexicanus isolate ESR-SI-001 chromosome 15, AstMex3_surface, whole genome shotgun sequence genomic DNA includes:
- the cntd1 gene encoding cyclin N-terminal domain-containing protein 1 → MAKRPRAFSSSGQESPRFGEASPEVLSDFLSDLNNSNKSRLQNISSLCGNFKQGKVVEHAFLICEELGLDASVGYHAVEILDRFMVQHIENFIISQRSEAGEGPSCRAKKHNEDLIYQSLRGKFQIFLLSSVQIASKLALHSSAVHNDSASRYLQSLGSSCPEEKLLETELLILKTLDFQLNMPNPLLYVETLLEVLAHNVPTMPVAQLHHLCRYVLQFIYLKRGPVYQSLLVAATGCLNPSPEQREKFVSVTEDCMLLGVGVITVSAYIYQTSVWEKVVEELTLITGISARSIIDFAHVTLMHITKNRAP, encoded by the exons ATGGCAAAAAGACCCAGAGCGTTTTCATCCAGCGGTCAGGAGAGCCCGAGGTTCGGCGAGGCCTCGCCGGAGGTTCTGTCAGACTTTCTGTCCGACCTGAACAACTCCAACAAATCCCGCCTGCAGAACATCTCCAGCCTCTGCGGGAACTTTAAACAGGGGAAGGTAGTGG AACACGCATTTCTCATCTGTGAGGAGCTGGGACTGGACGCTTCTGTTGGTTATCACGCTGTTGAAATACTGGACAG GTTTATGGTGCAGCATATTGAGAATTTTATTATTAGCCAGAGAAGTGAAGCTGGTGAAGGCCCCTCCTGCAGAGCCAAAAAACACAATGAAGATCTGATCTATCAGAGTCTCCGTGGGAAATTCCAGATCTTTCTCCTATCAAGCGTGCAGATAGCCAGCAAACTGGCCTTACATTCCAGT GCCGTTCACAACGACTCTGCTTCGAGATACCTGCAGTCACTGGGCAGCAGCTGTCCCGAAGAAAAGCTTCTGGAGACAGAACTTCTCATCCTGAAAACTCTGGACTTCCAGCTGAACATGCCGAACCCTCTGCTGTATGTAGAGACTCTTCTGGAAGTTCTGG CCCACAATGTGCCAACTATGCCTGTTGCACAGCTGCATCACCTGTGCAGGTATGTGCTTCAGTTTATCTACCTGAAGAGAGGACCAGTCTATCAGTCCCTTCTTGTGGCTGCTACAGGATGTCTCAACCCTTCTCCAGAACAAAG GGAAAAGTTTGTGTCAGTGACTGAGGACTGCATGCTGTTGGGGGTTGGAGTGATCACTGTATCTGCATACATCTACCAGACGTCTGTTTGGGAGAAG GTGGTGGAGGAGCTCACTCTGATCACTGGCATCTCAGCAAGGAGCATCATAGACTTTGCTCATGTTACTCTGATGCACATCACCAAGAACAGAGCGCCATAA
- the LOC103045739 gene encoding cytochrome c oxidase assembly factor 3 homolog, mitochondrial, with protein MADRQGKAAASGEEFAKRIDPTKESLTREQMQFIRQVEMEQWRKRSQKLRGRNLLTGLAIGAAVMGIYGYTFYSVSQEVIMDEIDREAKEAARYRAPKTGAN; from the exons ATGGCGGACAGGCAGGGGAAAGCGGCGGCGAGCGGGGAAGAGTTCGCTAAGAGAATAGACCCCACCAAGGAGAGCCTGACCCGCGAGCAGATGCAGTTCATCCGGCAGGTGGAAATGGAGCAGTGGAGGAAGAGGAGCCAGAAGCTCCGCGGCCGGAACCTTCTGACCGGGCTGGCTATCGGAGCGGCGGTGATGGGTATAT ACGGCTACACCTTTTACTCTGTGTCTCAAGAGGTGATCATGGACGAGATCGACAGAGAGGCCAAGGAGGCGGCCAGGTATCGAGCGCCCAAGACCGGAGCCAACTGA